In a genomic window of Cytobacillus sp. FSL H8-0458:
- a CDS encoding response regulator transcription factor yields the protein MKILVVEDNESVCSMLEMFFMKEGYQGVFVHDGQRGFEHFNKEKWDLIIVDWMLPVMDGVTLCRKIRELSKVPIIMLTAKDSESDQVLGLEMGADDYVTKPFSPLTLMARIKAVTRRFQAEAGADEHHYVASEFFKISKESREAYYNGQLLKNLTPKEFDLLYYLVKHPKQVFTREQLLDSVWGYQFYGDERTVDVHIKRLRKKIGTDEQPFIHTVWGVGYKFDETAAENEG from the coding sequence ATGAAAATACTTGTTGTGGAAGATAATGAAAGTGTCTGTTCAATGCTGGAGATGTTCTTTATGAAAGAAGGGTATCAGGGTGTTTTTGTTCACGATGGCCAGCGGGGGTTTGAGCATTTTAATAAAGAAAAATGGGACTTAATTATCGTTGATTGGATGCTACCGGTCATGGATGGAGTGACGCTCTGCCGTAAAATAAGGGAACTGAGCAAGGTTCCGATTATTATGCTGACGGCTAAAGACAGCGAATCCGATCAGGTTCTGGGCCTTGAAATGGGTGCCGATGATTATGTGACCAAGCCATTCAGTCCGCTGACGCTAATGGCGAGGATTAAAGCCGTGACACGCAGATTCCAGGCTGAAGCAGGAGCAGATGAACATCATTATGTTGCCAGTGAATTTTTCAAAATCAGCAAAGAATCCAGAGAGGCATACTATAATGGGCAGCTTTTAAAGAATTTGACCCCAAAAGAATTTGACTTGCTGTATTATCTTGTAAAACATCCAAAACAGGTTTTTACAAGAGAGCAGCTGCTTGATAGTGTATGGGGTTATCAGTTTTATGGAGATGAAAGAACGGTAGATGTACATATAAAAAGGCTCCGGAAAAAAATAGGCACTGATGAGCAGCCCTTTATTCATACTGTCTGGGGTGTAGGTTATAAATTCGATGAAACGGCAGCGGAAAATGAAGGTTAA
- a CDS encoding ArsR/SmtB family transcription factor — translation MTDENPVYPADLDEETLFMVSQTFKALSDPTRLRILHLLFHGEYSVNEIAENLSLLQSTVSHQLRFLKNLRLVKFRREGTTLFYSHDDEHVISLLNQAIEHSQHS, via the coding sequence ATGACAGATGAAAACCCGGTGTACCCTGCCGACCTGGATGAAGAAACTTTATTCATGGTTTCCCAGACTTTTAAAGCTTTATCAGATCCAACAAGGCTTAGGATTCTTCACTTATTATTTCACGGAGAGTATTCTGTAAATGAAATTGCCGAAAATCTCTCACTGCTCCAGTCTACCGTTTCTCACCAGCTTCGCTTTTTGAAAAACCTGCGCCTGGTAAAATTCCGCCGTGAAGGAACAACTCTATTCTACAGCCATGATGATGAACATGTTATAAGTTTATTGAACCAGGCTATTGAACATAGCCAGCATTCATAA
- a CDS encoding S8 family peptidase yields the protein MKVAVLDINHPDLKPNLKMGMNFTSSIASEFGDRNGHGTHCAGIIAGCDNDTGVVGIAPQAELYVAKVLGDDGSGTINGIINGIDWAISQKVDIISMSLGASVNPGAAFHSAMKRARAAGIVIVAASGNENSHVSWPAAYDKVIVVGAVDQTLGRAGFSNFGKELDIDAPGVDTYSTYPINKYAKYSGTSMATPMVSGVVALVQAYTSKTGVKATPEVIMNMIKQRSVDLGDMGDAMFGNGLVNIYKLIKGQSLRPAEGLFFLYK from the coding sequence ATTAAGGTGGCCGTATTAGATATTAATCACCCGGATCTAAAACCGAATCTTAAAATGGGCATGAATTTCACAAGTTCCATTGCCAGTGAATTTGGGGACAGAAACGGACACGGCACACATTGTGCAGGTATTATTGCCGGCTGTGACAATGATACTGGTGTTGTTGGGATTGCTCCACAAGCAGAACTATATGTTGCCAAAGTCCTTGGCGACGATGGTTCGGGTACAATCAATGGCATTATCAATGGAATCGATTGGGCAATCTCTCAAAAGGTCGATATCATTTCCATGAGCCTTGGTGCTTCCGTGAATCCAGGTGCGGCTTTTCACAGTGCCATGAAAAGGGCACGCGCTGCCGGAATTGTGATTGTAGCTGCAAGCGGAAACGAGAACAGTCATGTCTCCTGGCCAGCTGCTTATGATAAAGTCATTGTCGTTGGTGCCGTTGACCAGACATTAGGACGCGCTGGATTTTCTAACTTCGGTAAAGAGCTTGATATTGACGCTCCAGGTGTGGACACTTACTCAACATATCCTATCAACAAGTATGCAAAGTATTCAGGTACTTCAATGGCAACACCAATGGTATCCGGGGTCGTTGCACTGGTTCAGGCATACACTAGTAAGACTGGTGTAAAGGCAACACCGGAAGTCATAATGAATATGATTAAACAGCGTTCCGTAGACCTTGGCGATATGGGTGACGCAATGTTCGGTAATGGGCTGGTCAATATCTATAAGCTGATCAAAGGACAGAGCCTTCGACCTGCGGAGGGCTTATTTTTTTTATATAAATAA
- a CDS encoding C1q-like domain-containing protein: MIKIAYDPFGIWKWLFTNQSAFRAVRNTNQRVTEDSDVVYTVEQLDINNEYNPETGIFRPKQDGVYSLNAAVGYIPDNLNEGYFITLGFEVNGNLVAQDTEIFSFGEGVTSVSTIIPLQENDSVKVVIRAPDGNIEGEVTRTRYDGALLVRQ; the protein is encoded by the coding sequence ATGATTAAAATAGCCTATGATCCTTTTGGAATTTGGAAATGGCTGTTTACCAATCAAAGTGCATTTAGGGCTGTCAGAAATACAAACCAGAGGGTGACGGAGGATTCAGATGTTGTCTATACAGTAGAACAGTTAGACATTAATAATGAATATAACCCGGAAACAGGTATTTTTAGACCCAAACAGGATGGCGTATATTCTCTCAATGCTGCGGTTGGCTATATACCAGATAACTTAAATGAGGGATATTTTATAACATTAGGATTTGAAGTAAATGGTAATTTAGTTGCTCAAGACACGGAAATATTTTCTTTTGGGGAAGGGGTAACCAGTGTCTCCACCATCATACCCTTACAAGAAAACGATAGTGTAAAGGTTGTTATCAGGGCTCCTGATGGAAATATAGAGGGAGAAGTAACCCGTACACGTTATGATGGTGCCCTCCTGGTTAGACAATAA
- a CDS encoding cation diffusion facilitator family transporter, which translates to MGHNHGHGHGHSHDHHHTGNKKALLWAFILIASFMIVEVIGGIWTNSLALLSDAGHMLSDAAALGLSFLAIKIGEKKATNSKTFGYKRFEIIAASLNGITLLLISLYIFYEAYHRILEPPAVQSMGMLVISSIGLLVNIAAAFILMSGDKNHNLNVRSAFLHVLGDLLGSVGAIAAALLIYFFGWGLADPIASVIVAVLILISGWRVAKESFHILMEGTPSHLNPEDIKSALLGLAHVKDVHDLHIWTITSGFPSLSCHLVIENEGGHDAVLHAAQSVLHDEYGIEHSTIQVEGERKGCPGHNESCN; encoded by the coding sequence ATGGGACATAATCATGGGCACGGGCATGGACATTCACATGATCACCATCACACTGGCAATAAAAAGGCTTTGTTGTGGGCATTTATTTTAATTGCTTCATTTATGATTGTAGAAGTGATTGGCGGAATATGGACTAATAGCCTTGCACTGCTATCGGACGCCGGACACATGCTGAGTGATGCAGCTGCGCTTGGCTTAAGTTTTCTGGCTATTAAAATAGGTGAAAAAAAGGCTACGAATTCAAAAACATTTGGCTATAAACGATTTGAAATTATTGCTGCTTCACTAAATGGCATTACACTGCTCCTAATTTCTCTCTATATTTTCTATGAAGCCTATCACCGTATTCTTGAGCCGCCGGCTGTTCAGAGCATGGGAATGCTCGTGATTTCATCGATCGGACTGCTCGTCAATATTGCAGCAGCATTCATATTAATGAGCGGGGATAAGAATCACAACTTAAACGTAAGGAGCGCTTTTCTGCATGTACTGGGTGACCTGCTTGGTTCGGTTGGAGCTATTGCGGCTGCGCTTTTAATTTATTTCTTCGGCTGGGGACTTGCTGATCCGATTGCAAGTGTAATAGTAGCAGTTCTTATCCTTATAAGCGGATGGAGAGTGGCAAAAGAGTCTTTCCACATTTTAATGGAGGGGACACCTTCCCACCTGAACCCTGAGGATATTAAAAGTGCGCTCCTCGGACTTGCACATGTAAAAGATGTTCACGATCTTCATATTTGGACGATTACTTCCGGTTTTCCTTCTCTTAGCTGCCATCTTGTAATTGAAAATGAAGGAGGCCACGATGCAGTCCTTCATGCGGCTCAATCTGTACTGCATGATGAATATGGGATTGAGCATAGCACCATACAAGTAGAGGGAGAAAGAAAAGGCTGTCCCGGCCATAATGAAAGCTGCAATTAA
- a CDS encoding NCS2 family permease, which translates to MSSFFRFHERETSYKQETIAGLTTFLSMAYILIVNPIILSQAGMDKGAVFTATALSAIIGSLLIGLLSNYPIGIAPSMGLNSFFTFSVCIGMGIPWQTALTGVFISGILFVILSLLKIREKIINIIPKDLKHAIAGGIGFFIAFIGLKNAGLVVGNEATFVAIGNIKSPVTLLAVFCFILTIVLMVRGIKGAIFYGMVISAAAGMLIGLIDKPEKIVGAIPSLEPTFGEVFLHIDQVFTPEMLAVIFTFLFVAFFDTAGALIAIASQAGLMKNNEIPNAGKALLADSSATVVGSVLGTSTTASMIESSSGIAAGGRTGFTSVIISACFAVALFFSPLLSVITAEVTSPALIIVGALMAMEVKHIDWGKLEIAIPAFVTILMMPLTFSVATGIALGFILYPITMLALKRPQEIHPIMYGLCIAFMGYFVYLA; encoded by the coding sequence ATGTCATCTTTTTTTCGGTTTCATGAGAGAGAAACATCTTACAAGCAGGAAACAATTGCAGGGTTAACAACGTTTTTATCAATGGCATATATCTTAATTGTAAATCCAATTATCCTTAGCCAGGCCGGAATGGATAAAGGGGCTGTTTTTACTGCTACGGCACTCTCAGCTATTATTGGCTCTTTATTAATTGGCCTGCTGTCCAATTATCCGATTGGGATTGCACCAAGCATGGGCCTCAATTCTTTCTTCACTTTTTCTGTCTGCATCGGAATGGGTATTCCGTGGCAAACGGCATTAACCGGTGTATTTATTTCAGGGATCTTATTTGTCATTTTAAGTTTATTAAAAATACGCGAAAAAATTATTAACATTATACCGAAGGATTTAAAGCATGCAATTGCAGGCGGCATCGGATTTTTTATTGCTTTCATCGGATTGAAAAATGCGGGCCTGGTTGTAGGAAATGAAGCGACATTTGTTGCGATTGGCAATATCAAATCCCCAGTCACGCTGCTGGCTGTTTTCTGCTTTATATTAACAATTGTATTGATGGTAAGAGGTATTAAAGGGGCCATTTTTTATGGCATGGTCATCTCAGCAGCTGCCGGAATGTTAATTGGCCTTATTGATAAGCCGGAAAAAATCGTGGGGGCCATTCCGAGCCTTGAACCGACATTTGGTGAGGTTTTTCTGCATATTGACCAAGTCTTTACTCCGGAAATGCTGGCAGTAATATTTACTTTCTTATTTGTTGCCTTTTTTGATACAGCAGGAGCCTTAATAGCGATAGCAAGTCAGGCTGGCCTGATGAAAAATAATGAAATTCCTAATGCCGGCAAAGCGCTTCTGGCAGATTCCAGTGCGACTGTCGTAGGCTCTGTGCTTGGAACTTCTACAACTGCTTCCATGATTGAGTCCAGTTCAGGGATTGCGGCTGGAGGCAGAACAGGTTTTACTTCAGTGATCATCTCTGCATGCTTCGCGGTTGCATTATTCTTTTCTCCATTGCTCAGTGTGATAACGGCCGAAGTAACATCGCCGGCACTGATCATTGTTGGAGCACTGATGGCCATGGAGGTAAAACATATTGATTGGGGTAAGCTGGAAATCGCTATCCCTGCGTTCGTGACAATCTTAATGATGCCTCTGACCTTTAGTGTAGCAACAGGGATTGCACTTGGTTTTATTTTATACCCAATTACAATGCTGGCACTTAAAAGGCCACAAGAGATCCATCCCATCATGTATGGACTATGTATTGCATTTATGGGTTATTTTGTTTATCTTGCATAA
- a CDS encoding DUF948 domain-containing protein translates to MFIVYASLILIAASLIFLGIYAFKTYKDAKPAIKKLTAISTVMQLKADQVKNGVDELTATQKEIQRDIDYKKQTFNNTVAAVKETPKKIKKWWNIKIPFIHQIK, encoded by the coding sequence ATGTTCATTGTATATGCTAGCTTGATTCTTATTGCAGCATCCCTGATTTTTCTGGGCATCTATGCTTTTAAAACGTACAAGGATGCCAAACCCGCAATTAAGAAGCTGACAGCAATAAGCACTGTCATGCAGCTAAAAGCAGATCAAGTGAAAAATGGGGTTGACGAACTGACAGCAACCCAGAAAGAAATCCAAAGGGATATCGATTATAAGAAACAAACATTTAATAATACAGTGGCTGCTGTTAAAGAAACACCGAAAAAAATAAAAAAGTGGTGGAACATTAAAATACCTTTTATCCATCAGATAAAATAA
- a CDS encoding YihY/virulence factor BrkB family protein — translation MHKVIQFGKKLGKEFKNDRATGLAAEQAYYYMLSIFPLLILLISIVPYLSLDPQKALTYLQSVMPSDSFSVIEDNVVDIITKPNGGLLTFGIIGTLWSASNGMQAFIRAMNDAFDVKESRSFIKSRLISIGLTLGLLAAFIVAMVLPVFGKVILNFIGNFINISDGMQILINVLRWAVAFVIMVTVLAILYKVAPNKHFPFKQVLPGAIAATVMWQIISFGLSFYVSNFGNYSATYGSLGGVIVLMLWFFLTGLALVIGGEISALYHRNNTFKPGSGKKDDKKDPKVQSDGEAYRTLSIK, via the coding sequence ATGCACAAGGTTATTCAATTTGGCAAGAAGCTCGGAAAGGAGTTTAAGAATGATCGGGCAACCGGGCTTGCAGCTGAACAAGCCTATTATTATATGCTCTCCATTTTTCCTTTATTAATCCTGCTTATCTCCATTGTTCCATATCTATCACTGGATCCTCAAAAAGCATTAACATATCTGCAGAGTGTAATGCCGTCTGATTCGTTTAGTGTAATCGAGGATAATGTGGTAGATATCATTACGAAGCCGAACGGCGGTCTGCTGACTTTTGGTATTATAGGTACATTATGGTCGGCTTCTAATGGAATGCAGGCTTTCATAAGGGCTATGAATGATGCGTTTGATGTAAAGGAATCGAGATCATTTATAAAATCAAGACTGATTTCCATAGGCTTAACACTTGGACTGCTTGCAGCATTCATTGTTGCCATGGTTCTTCCTGTATTCGGGAAAGTCATCTTGAATTTTATTGGGAATTTTATAAATATATCTGATGGGATGCAAATTCTGATCAATGTATTAAGATGGGCCGTTGCTTTTGTGATCATGGTTACAGTCCTGGCTATTCTTTATAAGGTAGCACCGAATAAACATTTTCCTTTCAAACAGGTATTGCCGGGTGCAATAGCCGCAACTGTTATGTGGCAGATCATATCTTTTGGCTTATCCTTTTACGTAAGCAATTTTGGAAATTATTCAGCCACATATGGCAGCCTTGGCGGAGTTATTGTATTAATGCTTTGGTTCTTTTTAACCGGCCTTGCACTTGTTATTGGCGGAGAAATAAGTGCCCTCTATCACAGAAATAATACATTTAAACCGGGCAGCGGGAAGAAAGATGATAAAAAAGATCCCAAAGTACAATCCGATGGAGAAGCGTACCGTACACTTTCAATTAAATAG
- a CDS encoding YitT family protein translates to MNVSLETAVEANVHKGLTKGKLAKRIFFIIVGAILMGVGIEEFLVPNKILDGGIVGISIILSHLSGWKLGWFIFILNIPFFYIGYKQIGKTFALSTLLGIAVLSATTLLLHDVPVFTEDLLLATVFGGIVLGVGVGMVIRYGGSLDGTEILAILVNKKLPFSVGEIIMFFNIFIFATAGFVFGWNRAMYSILAYFIAFKTIDVVISGLDESKSAWIISDQHKVIGEAILARLGRGVTYLNGEGAYTGDDKKVIFCVITRLEEAKLKAIVEEIDPSAFLAVADIAEVRGGRFKKKAIH, encoded by the coding sequence ATGAACGTTTCACTCGAAACTGCTGTTGAAGCAAATGTACATAAAGGATTGACTAAAGGAAAGCTTGCAAAAAGAATATTCTTCATCATAGTTGGAGCCATACTTATGGGCGTGGGGATCGAAGAGTTCCTTGTGCCCAATAAAATTCTGGATGGCGGAATAGTAGGCATCTCCATTATCCTCTCTCACCTGTCCGGCTGGAAACTGGGCTGGTTTATTTTCATCCTTAATATTCCGTTTTTTTACATAGGATACAAACAGATAGGGAAAACTTTTGCGTTGTCTACGCTGCTGGGGATTGCCGTATTATCAGCCACCACCCTCCTTTTGCACGACGTTCCTGTTTTTACTGAGGACTTGCTGTTAGCAACAGTATTTGGCGGCATTGTTCTTGGTGTTGGAGTCGGCATGGTGATCAGGTATGGAGGATCCTTAGATGGAACTGAAATTCTGGCCATTCTGGTAAATAAAAAACTTCCGTTCTCTGTCGGAGAAATTATTATGTTTTTCAATATCTTCATTTTTGCTACGGCAGGTTTTGTTTTCGGCTGGAACCGGGCTATGTATTCCATCCTCGCTTATTTCATTGCTTTCAAAACTATTGATGTGGTCATCAGCGGGCTGGATGAATCAAAATCAGCCTGGATCATCAGTGACCAGCATAAGGTAATTGGCGAAGCGATTCTGGCACGGCTGGGAAGAGGAGTTACCTACTTAAATGGGGAAGGTGCTTACACAGGGGATGATAAAAAAGTAATCTTTTGTGTCATCACCAGACTTGAAGAGGCAAAATTAAAAGCCATCGTTGAAGAAATAGATCCCAGTGCTTTTTTAGCAGTTGCTGATATTGCGGAAGTCAGGGGCGGAAGATTTAAAAAGAAAGCCATTCATTAA
- a CDS encoding YidH family protein, which yields MEETKESKYIQQHLANERTFLAWVRTSIAVIGIGVLASTLHFNNVQRVNKFADSIAISLSLFSLVTGLTILVYSTLNYFQVRKRINQQTYSSSRSLIYLITAVIFLIFILLLIYLFVILI from the coding sequence ATGGAAGAAACCAAAGAGTCGAAATACATACAGCAGCATCTGGCAAATGAAAGAACCTTCCTGGCATGGGTAAGAACATCGATCGCTGTAATCGGAATAGGCGTACTTGCTTCCACACTGCATTTTAATAATGTGCAGAGAGTAAATAAGTTTGCAGACAGCATTGCCATTTCATTAAGTCTATTTTCTCTGGTTACCGGCCTGACAATCCTGGTTTACTCTACCTTAAATTATTTTCAGGTCAGAAAGAGAATTAACCAGCAGACCTACTCATCATCCCGATCACTGATATACTTAATAACAGCTGTTATCTTTTTGATATTTATCTTATTGCTAATATATTTATTTGTTATTTTGATTTAA
- a CDS encoding sulfite exporter TauE/SafE family protein: protein MDFTFLIVIFLIGFIGSYISGMVGIGGSIIKYPMLLYIPPLFGLAAFSAHEVSGISAVQVFFATIGGVWAYRKGGYLNKTLIIYMGSAILAGSLIGSYGSRFMTEGGINLVYGVLALIAAIMMFVPKKGLDDIPLDQVKFNKWLAAFFALIVGIGAGIVGAAGAFLLVPIMLVVLKIPTRMTIATSLAITFISSIGSTAGKLATGQVDYAPAAVMIIASLIASPLGAASGKKVNTKILQIILAVLILATSIKIWMDIL, encoded by the coding sequence ATGGATTTTACTTTTTTGATCGTTATATTTTTAATTGGTTTTATCGGGTCTTATATTTCCGGCATGGTAGGAATTGGCGGCTCAATCATTAAATACCCAATGCTCTTATACATTCCCCCGTTATTTGGATTAGCTGCTTTTTCTGCTCATGAAGTATCCGGAATCAGTGCAGTACAGGTGTTTTTTGCAACAATCGGAGGTGTATGGGCCTACAGGAAAGGCGGATATCTGAATAAAACACTAATTATTTATATGGGTTCAGCCATACTGGCCGGAAGTTTAATCGGAAGCTACGGTTCAAGGTTTATGACTGAAGGCGGCATTAATCTTGTATATGGTGTTTTGGCTTTAATTGCTGCAATCATGATGTTTGTGCCGAAAAAAGGCCTGGATGATATACCTTTGGATCAAGTAAAGTTCAATAAATGGCTTGCAGCCTTCTTTGCTTTGATTGTCGGCATCGGGGCTGGTATCGTTGGTGCAGCCGGTGCTTTTTTACTGGTTCCTATAATGCTGGTTGTATTGAAGATTCCTACAAGGATGACGATTGCGACATCACTGGCAATCACTTTTATTTCATCAATTGGATCTACAGCTGGTAAATTGGCAACCGGACAGGTAGACTATGCTCCTGCAGCCGTTATGATAATTGCCAGCTTAATTGCTTCTCCATTAGGAGCTGCTTCAGGAAAGAAAGTAAATACAAAAATTCTCCAAATTATTTTGGCTGTACTAATTCTGGCTACATCCATTAAGATCTGGATGGATATATTATAA
- a CDS encoding sulfurtransferase TusA family protein yields MNAAKVLDAKGLACPMPIVKTKKAIGEIESGQVLEVHTTDKGAVKDLAAWTESTGHELLKHEDDNGVLKFWIKKG; encoded by the coding sequence ATGAACGCAGCAAAAGTACTAGATGCAAAGGGTTTAGCTTGTCCAATGCCCATCGTAAAAACGAAGAAAGCAATAGGTGAAATCGAATCAGGGCAAGTGCTTGAAGTTCATACAACAGATAAAGGAGCAGTTAAAGATTTGGCTGCCTGGACAGAGTCAACAGGACATGAGCTTTTAAAACATGAGGATGACAACGGAGTGCTAAAGTTCTGGATAAAAAAAGGCTAA
- a CDS encoding MBL fold metallo-hydrolase, with product MKAMTAKEVTKKVIQNEELFILDVRNETDFNDWKIEGKNFDYLNVPYFDLLDGVEPILDKIPADKELLVVCAKEGSSVMVAEMLEEAGRDASYLKGGMKSWSEHLEPVKVGDLKDGGEMYQFVRIGKGCLSYMVISNGEAAIVDATRMTDVFTDFAAEKNAEIKHVFDTHLHADHISGGRKIAEKTGASYWLPPKDAEEVTFEYSRLEDGNEVMIGSTKISIQAVYSPGHTIGSTSFVVDDQYLLSGDILFIDSIGRPDLAGKAGDWAGDLRETLYKRYKDLSGELVVLPAHFMIIEELNEDGSVSEKLGTLFAENHGLNIEDEGEFRKLVSENLPPQPNAYQEIRETNMGKISPDEEKQREMEIGPNRCAVR from the coding sequence ATGAAAGCAATGACTGCTAAAGAAGTAACAAAAAAGGTTATTCAAAATGAAGAACTATTTATACTTGATGTCCGTAATGAAACCGACTTTAATGATTGGAAGATTGAAGGCAAAAACTTTGATTACTTGAATGTTCCATACTTCGATCTTCTTGATGGCGTAGAACCTATTCTTGATAAAATTCCGGCTGATAAAGAGCTTTTAGTAGTGTGTGCAAAAGAAGGTTCTTCTGTAATGGTCGCAGAAATGCTTGAAGAAGCTGGACGCGATGCTTCCTACCTGAAAGGCGGGATGAAATCATGGAGTGAACACCTTGAGCCTGTTAAAGTGGGCGATTTGAAGGATGGCGGAGAAATGTATCAATTCGTCCGCATCGGAAAAGGCTGTCTGTCCTACATGGTGATTTCAAACGGTGAAGCTGCAATCGTCGATGCAACAAGAATGACAGACGTATTTACTGATTTTGCTGCTGAAAAGAATGCAGAGATCAAGCATGTCTTTGATACACATCTGCATGCAGATCATATTTCAGGCGGACGCAAAATTGCTGAAAAAACGGGTGCTTCTTACTGGCTTCCTCCTAAGGATGCAGAGGAAGTAACATTTGAATACAGCCGTCTTGAAGATGGAAACGAAGTAATGATTGGTTCTACTAAGATCAGTATTCAAGCTGTTTATTCACCAGGCCATACAATTGGTTCAACATCTTTTGTAGTGGACGATCAATACCTTCTTTCAGGTGATATTCTATTCATCGATTCAATCGGACGTCCTGACCTTGCCGGTAAAGCTGGGGATTGGGCTGGAGATTTAAGAGAAACACTTTATAAGCGCTATAAAGACCTATCAGGCGAATTAGTTGTTTTGCCTGCACACTTCATGATTATTGAAGAATTAAATGAAGATGGCAGCGTATCCGAAAAACTTGGCACATTATTTGCTGAAAATCACGGACTAAATATTGAAGACGAAGGGGAGTTCAGAAAATTGGTTTCTGAGAATCTTCCTCCTCAGCCAAATGCTTATCAGGAAATCCGCGAAACAAATATGGGTAAAATCAGCCCGGACGAAGAAAAACAGCGTGAAATGGAAATCGGTCCAAATCGCTGTGCCGTAAGATAA
- a CDS encoding sulfurtransferase TusA family protein, with amino-acid sequence METLKTNSSLDAKGLACPMPIVRTKKAISNLNPGEVLEVLATDKGSKADIQAWAKSSGHQYLGTMEEGDVLKHYIRKAGENEERQTAAFEPVASNDDLLKEMNSNDDIVVLDVREPAEYAFGHIPNAISIPFGELEERISELNRDKKIFVVCRTGSRSDMASQVLAETGFSNVINVVPGMSEWNGPTETKLN; translated from the coding sequence ATGGAAACTTTAAAAACAAACTCTTCATTAGATGCAAAGGGGCTTGCCTGCCCAATGCCGATTGTAAGAACGAAAAAAGCAATCAGTAATCTGAATCCGGGGGAAGTGCTTGAGGTCCTTGCAACTGATAAAGGTTCAAAAGCAGATATTCAGGCCTGGGCAAAAAGCTCGGGACATCAATATCTTGGCACAATGGAAGAAGGCGATGTGCTTAAGCACTATATACGAAAAGCAGGTGAAAATGAAGAGCGCCAAACTGCAGCTTTTGAGCCTGTTGCCTCTAACGATGATCTTTTAAAAGAGATGAATTCAAATGATGATATAGTTGTTCTCGATGTCAGGGAACCTGCTGAATATGCATTCGGCCATATTCCCAATGCTATTTCGATCCCCTTCGGAGAATTGGAGGAGAGAATTAGCGAGCTCAACCGGGATAAAAAGATTTTTGTAGTATGCCGTACAGGGAGCCGAAGTGATATGGCATCCCAGGTATTAGCTGAAACAGGCTTCTCAAATGTAATTAATGTAGTCCCGGGAATGTCTGAATGGAATGGACCAACAGAAACGAAGCTTAACTAA
- a CDS encoding DsrE/DsrF/DrsH-like family protein: MEKKKTTIVLFSGDYDKVMAAYIIANGAAAYDHEVTIFHTFWGLNALRKDEPIQVKKTFMEKMFGKMMPRGPEKMGLSKMNMAGMGPKMIKDIMKKHNTMPVSDLIEMAKEQDVKLVACQMTVDLLGFKQEEIIDGVEFAGVAAYLADAEDGNVNLFI, translated from the coding sequence TTGGAAAAGAAAAAAACAACAATCGTTCTATTCAGCGGAGATTATGACAAGGTGATGGCGGCTTATATCATTGCAAACGGTGCAGCTGCTTACGATCATGAGGTAACCATCTTTCACACATTCTGGGGACTGAATGCTCTTAGAAAAGATGAGCCAATTCAAGTCAAAAAAACTTTTATGGAAAAAATGTTTGGCAAAATGATGCCAAGAGGACCTGAAAAAATGGGCTTATCAAAAATGAATATGGCTGGAATGGGTCCTAAGATGATCAAAGATATCATGAAAAAACACAACACGATGCCTGTGAGCGACCTTATTGAAATGGCAAAAGAACAGGATGTTAAGCTGGTAGCCTGTCAAATGACTGTCGATCTTCTTGGGTTTAAACAGGAAGAAATCATTGATGGTGTGGAATTTGCCGGTGTAGCTGCTTATCTAGCAGATGCAGAAGACGGCAATGTCAACTTATTTATCTAA